In one Deltaproteobacteria bacterium genomic region, the following are encoded:
- the metG gene encoding methionine--tRNA ligase: MGQRIGGGVKKKFYITTAIDYVNSLPHIGTAYEKIGADVLARFKRMQGHDVHFQMGNDEHSINVEKAAKKEGLDPKVYCDKMRTQFELIWKKLDISYDDFIQTSEERHQKGVQKLFQTVFDNGDIYKKFFEGWYCESCEAYFTEKDLVDGLCPNHKSKPKWLKEENYFFSLSKYQDKLLKHIKKNPEFILPAARRNEILRLIEGGLQDISVSRASFLWGIPVPFDTTHVVYVWFDALINYITAIGYGEEEQKAKSKKQKAKTKNQKFKKWWPADLHIIGKDITRFHCVIWPAMLMAAKLPLPKTVFGHGFVYLKGEKMSKTLGNVVTPMDVIDVYGADALRYYLLRTSSFGQDSDFTWEDFIRRYNGDLANGLGNLVSRTAGMIEQYLEGKVPSAKSKTNPLAKKMKTVAKKVKDSLEIKSGDIAFHEALAGIWEGISEADKYINENKPWEMAKGPWTMDHGPKTKIQNVLTNVAETIRDIAVLLQPFIPTTAKKILEQFGPEIKKGLNLFPRIEEKKIKPKKDKGQGTMDHGPEEKELLDIADFAKVDLRVAQVIHAEKVEGADKLLKLQIDLGTEKRQIVAGIALHYSPEDLIGKKVVVVTNLKPAKIRGVESNGMLLATSDANTISILTPFKDVAVGSRVK, encoded by the coding sequence ATGGGCCAAAGAATAGGTGGTGGGGTGAAAAAGAAATTTTACATCACGACGGCCATTGACTACGTTAACAGCCTCCCCCACATCGGCACCGCGTATGAAAAAATCGGTGCGGATGTGCTGGCGCGCTTCAAGCGAATGCAAGGCCATGATGTTCATTTCCAGATGGGAAATGACGAACACTCCATCAATGTTGAGAAAGCGGCCAAGAAAGAGGGACTGGATCCAAAAGTTTATTGCGACAAAATGCGCACGCAATTTGAATTGATCTGGAAAAAACTCGACATTTCCTATGATGACTTTATTCAGACCTCGGAAGAGCGTCACCAAAAAGGGGTGCAAAAACTTTTTCAAACCGTTTTTGACAACGGTGACATCTACAAAAAATTTTTTGAGGGATGGTATTGTGAATCGTGTGAAGCCTACTTCACAGAAAAAGATTTGGTTGACGGACTCTGCCCCAATCACAAATCAAAACCGAAATGGCTCAAAGAGGAAAATTATTTTTTCAGCCTCTCCAAATATCAGGACAAACTTTTAAAACACATCAAAAAAAATCCCGAATTTATTTTGCCCGCCGCGCGGCGGAATGAAATTTTGCGTCTCATTGAAGGAGGTCTTCAGGACATCAGCGTTTCCCGCGCCTCTTTCCTGTGGGGAATTCCGGTTCCTTTCGATACCACCCATGTGGTGTATGTCTGGTTTGACGCGTTGATCAACTACATCACCGCGATCGGCTACGGGGAGGAAGAGCAAAAAGCAAAAAGCAAAAAGCAAAAAGCAAAGACCAAAAATCAAAAATTTAAGAAGTGGTGGCCGGCCGACCTGCACATTATTGGAAAAGACATCACGCGCTTTCATTGTGTGATCTGGCCCGCGATGCTCATGGCCGCCAAACTTCCTCTTCCCAAAACGGTGTTTGGTCACGGATTTGTTTATCTCAAAGGCGAAAAGATGAGCAAAACACTGGGGAATGTGGTGACACCGATGGATGTCATCGATGTTTATGGCGCCGACGCACTTCGTTATTATCTCCTACGCACTTCGAGCTTCGGACAAGACAGCGATTTTACGTGGGAAGATTTCATTCGCCGATACAACGGCGACCTCGCCAACGGACTTGGAAATTTGGTGAGCCGAACCGCGGGCATGATTGAGCAATATCTGGAAGGAAAAGTTCCCTCCGCAAAATCAAAAACAAATCCGCTCGCAAAAAAAATGAAAACCGTTGCCAAAAAAGTGAAAGACTCTCTGGAGATAAAATCGGGGGACATCGCGTTTCACGAAGCACTGGCGGGCATTTGGGAAGGTATTTCTGAAGCAGACAAATACATCAACGAAAACAAACCGTGGGAGATGGCGAAGGGACCATGGACTATGGACCATGGACCAAAGACAAAAATACAAAATGTTCTGACAAATGTGGCGGAGACCATTCGTGACATTGCCGTCTTGTTGCAACCCTTCATACCCACCACAGCAAAAAAAATTCTGGAGCAATTTGGTCCGGAAATCAAAAAAGGCTTAAACTTATTTCCAAGAATTGAGGAGAAAAAAATAAAACCGAAAAAGGACAAGGGACAAGGGACTATGGACCATGGACCAGAAGAAAAAGAATTGCTCGACATTGCCGACTTCGCCAAAGTGGATCTTCGGGTGGCGCAAGTGATTCATGCGGAAAAGGTGGAGGGGGCGGACAAACTTTTGAAACTTCAAATCGATTTGGGGACGGAGAAAAGACAAATCGTCGCAGGCATTGCGCTCCACTATTCTCCCGAAGATTTAATCGGCAAAAAAGTGGTAGTCGTCACCAATTTAAAACCGGCAAAAATCCGCGGAGTTGAATCAAACGGAATGCTCCTCGCCACAAGTGACGCAAACACCATATCTATATTAACGCCATTTAAAGATGTAGCCGTGGGATCAAGGGTTAAATAA